Proteins encoded within one genomic window of Aurantiacibacter spongiae:
- a CDS encoding ATP-binding cassette domain-containing protein produces MPAEPISGTRAIGGFRDLLGAIVAFAGPNLPGTLTVVALGALLDGFGIVMLLPVVETVFAQGDGEQTGLTADLTAWLTVHGIDTVLEQLAAMGAVFLLLVAIRSAVLLKRDVVLMEVSQGFTDHVRRDFFALLADAQWPVIKSYRKADLLNQMTTNIGRLGQTMSILSKGLVTLALGIACLAAGFVVSTALGIMLVAFTLAGLGSAVVWSRRSRALGSRLTRANRGIMHETTLFLDGLKAAKAARAEEELARRFAARIAESREVQVSFVRQQSRLRNAIQFIAALAALMVLLLGFAVFDLSGGELLVMAAIVMRLSPSLVTTFGGMQQIAHALPAFSSIREMEANLLAARELAQDNEKAAVSSFPQDAPLTLRNCQVVAPGGAVLIRAEAISIPSGSLVHIGGPSGAGKSTLVELIAGLQLPATGRVMRGDIALGESTRAAWQRHIAFAPQEPFLFDGTVRENLLWPQLDRAARIPDTVIRQALDQSHAAAIVDGLPEGLDEPLLDGGARLSGGERQRLCLARALLRPGNLLVLDEATSAMDPALERAVVSSLKADAARRTIIMVSHSQNARDLADIRIAVAGGVAEIVSFDHRSAAG; encoded by the coding sequence ATGCCCGCTGAACCGATTTCGGGAACGCGAGCCATCGGTGGCTTTCGCGATCTTCTTGGCGCGATCGTAGCTTTTGCCGGTCCGAACCTTCCGGGCACGCTTACGGTGGTGGCCCTTGGTGCTCTTCTCGACGGGTTCGGCATCGTCATGCTGCTGCCGGTAGTGGAAACGGTGTTCGCGCAAGGGGACGGGGAGCAGACGGGATTGACCGCCGACCTGACTGCCTGGCTTACCGTGCACGGAATAGACACGGTCCTTGAACAGCTCGCCGCGATGGGCGCGGTCTTCCTCTTGCTGGTCGCCATTAGATCCGCCGTCCTGCTGAAGCGCGATGTCGTGCTGATGGAGGTTTCGCAAGGCTTCACCGATCATGTACGGCGCGACTTCTTCGCTTTGCTGGCCGACGCGCAATGGCCTGTCATCAAGAGTTATCGCAAAGCCGATCTGCTCAACCAGATGACGACGAACATCGGACGACTAGGTCAGACCATGAGCATCCTGTCGAAGGGGCTGGTCACGCTCGCGCTCGGCATCGCCTGTCTCGCCGCCGGCTTTGTCGTATCGACGGCCCTCGGTATCATGCTGGTCGCCTTTACTCTCGCCGGTCTAGGCAGTGCCGTCGTATGGAGTCGCCGCAGCCGGGCTCTGGGATCCCGTTTGACGCGCGCCAATCGCGGCATCATGCACGAGACAACGCTTTTTCTGGACGGGCTGAAGGCGGCCAAGGCAGCGCGCGCGGAAGAGGAACTCGCCCGCCGTTTCGCCGCGCGAATTGCCGAAAGCCGGGAGGTGCAGGTTTCCTTCGTGCGCCAGCAGTCGCGCTTGCGCAACGCCATCCAGTTCATTGCCGCGTTGGCTGCCTTGATGGTCCTGCTCCTCGGGTTCGCGGTGTTCGATCTTTCTGGCGGTGAATTGCTGGTCATGGCTGCGATCGTGATGCGCCTATCCCCTAGCCTGGTGACGACCTTTGGGGGAATGCAGCAAATCGCCCACGCGCTGCCTGCCTTCAGTTCGATCCGGGAGATGGAGGCGAACCTGCTGGCTGCGCGCGAACTGGCGCAGGACAACGAGAAAGCCGCAGTCTCGTCATTCCCGCAGGACGCTCCGCTCACCTTGCGAAACTGCCAGGTCGTCGCTCCCGGCGGGGCGGTTCTGATCAGGGCGGAAGCGATCAGCATTCCTTCCGGATCGCTCGTCCATATCGGCGGACCTTCGGGTGCCGGAAAGTCGACTCTCGTTGAGCTTATCGCCGGCCTCCAGCTGCCGGCGACCGGACGGGTAATGCGCGGGGACATTGCCCTTGGCGAAAGCACCCGCGCGGCATGGCAGCGCCATATCGCCTTCGCTCCACAGGAACCGTTCCTCTTCGATGGCACGGTACGCGAGAACCTGCTCTGGCCGCAACTCGACAGGGCGGCGCGAATTCCGGACACGGTCATTCGCCAGGCGCTGGATCAATCTCACGCCGCGGCCATCGTCGACGGTTTGCCAGAAGGCCTAGACGAGCCGCTACTCGATGGAGGTGCCCGCCTGTCGGGCGGCGAACGACAGCGTCTGTGCCTCGCCCGCGCATTGCTGCGTCCTGGGAATCTCCTCGTTTTGGACGAGGCGACCTCGGCGATGGACCCTGCGCTTGAACGCGCCGTGGTCAGCTCGCTCAAAGCCGATGCGGCGCGGCGAACGATAATCATGGTATCCCATTCGCAAAACGCACGCGATCTGGCCGACATTCGCATCGCCGTCGCCGGGGGGGTCGCCGAAATTGTCAGCTTCGATCACCGGTCGGCCGCCGGGTAG
- a CDS encoding DUF6152 family protein, which translates to MSRASRQSQFAIFRRITALAAFAASAIAGGALAHHSFAAEFDRNAQIRLEGRVTKFEWVNPHSWIHVAVQTDHGIEEWRIEAGTPAAMRRRGWERDSLPPGTRVLVNAFRARDGSRRASAATIGFPNGRQVSLGNPTAEAVVAATRHSRLP; encoded by the coding sequence ATGTCCCGCGCAAGCCGCCAGTCTCAGTTCGCGATCTTTCGCCGAATAACGGCGCTGGCCGCTTTCGCCGCAAGCGCCATCGCGGGCGGCGCGCTGGCGCACCATTCCTTCGCCGCGGAGTTCGATCGCAACGCGCAAATCCGGCTCGAGGGACGCGTCACCAAATTCGAATGGGTCAATCCGCACAGCTGGATCCACGTCGCGGTACAGACCGATCATGGTATCGAGGAATGGCGGATCGAGGCAGGAACGCCCGCGGCCATGCGTCGGCGAGGGTGGGAACGCGATTCTCTTCCGCCAGGAACGCGGGTGCTCGTAAACGCCTTCAGGGCGCGCGACGGATCCCGGCGTGCATCAGCCGCGACGATCGGATTTCCGAATGGGCGACAGGTTTCTCTCGGCAATCCTACCGCCGAAGCGGTCGTCGCGGCGACGCGTCACTCGCGACTGCCCTAG
- a CDS encoding DUF6644 family protein produces the protein MEDFLFEMTSWLRTTRLLDFSFALQDGAVSRMLVGNFWVVPTVQVIHLLAIGTAFAAMLMQVLRMNGLSGDGLTMRQVANRFSPWVWWGVAVIALSGVGMIAAEPVRNLVNAVFWVKMALLALALGASFYLQRASLSRSLGHAGRWTAGSGLRFVSIMAIVLWICVMTAGRWIAYAPT, from the coding sequence GTGGAAGATTTCCTGTTCGAGATGACGAGCTGGCTGCGCACGACGCGCCTGCTCGACTTCAGCTTTGCCTTGCAGGACGGCGCCGTGAGCCGGATGCTCGTCGGGAACTTCTGGGTCGTTCCTACCGTGCAGGTCATTCACCTGCTTGCCATCGGAACCGCCTTTGCAGCCATGCTCATGCAGGTTCTCAGGATGAACGGACTTTCGGGGGATGGCCTGACCATGCGGCAGGTCGCGAATCGTTTCTCGCCCTGGGTGTGGTGGGGGGTCGCCGTCATCGCCCTCAGCGGCGTCGGTATGATCGCGGCGGAGCCGGTCCGCAATCTCGTCAACGCGGTTTTCTGGGTGAAGATGGCTCTGCTGGCGCTCGCACTGGGGGCGAGCTTCTATCTTCAAAGAGCCTCGCTATCGCGTTCGCTCGGGCACGCCGGTCGATGGACTGCCGGCAGCGGCCTTCGCTTCGTATCGATCATGGCCATCGTCTTATGGATTTGCGTCATGACGGCGGGGCGATGGATCGCCTACGCGCCGACGTAG
- a CDS encoding LuxR C-terminal-related transcriptional regulator, which produces MTENPRTLPDPKVAGLIADSPIASVISDPRHPDNPIVACNRAFIELTGYSEGEILGRNCRFLAGEGTEPWLTEALRQGMREAKPVMVEILNYKKDGTPFRNAVVIAPLMDDNGELEYFYGSQVELAPQARSPSLTLRARAAQKIKDLSPRQKEVLQMVAGGLRNKQIAYELGLSEKTVKMHRGIAMEKLGASNSADMVRMAVEAGI; this is translated from the coding sequence GTGACCGAAAACCCGCGGACATTGCCGGACCCGAAGGTTGCCGGCCTTATCGCCGACAGCCCTATCGCGTCGGTCATCAGCGATCCGCGTCATCCCGATAATCCGATCGTCGCCTGCAACCGGGCCTTTATCGAACTGACCGGCTATTCCGAAGGCGAGATACTCGGGCGCAACTGCCGATTTCTCGCGGGCGAGGGAACCGAACCCTGGCTGACCGAGGCATTGCGGCAGGGTATGCGCGAGGCGAAACCGGTCATGGTCGAGATACTTAATTACAAGAAGGATGGGACACCCTTCCGCAATGCCGTCGTCATCGCTCCGTTGATGGATGACAACGGCGAACTCGAATACTTCTACGGTTCTCAGGTCGAGCTGGCACCACAGGCGCGATCGCCGAGCCTGACGCTCCGGGCGCGCGCGGCGCAGAAGATCAAGGATCTCTCACCGCGGCAGAAGGAAGTGCTGCAGATGGTCGCTGGTGGCCTGCGCAACAAGCAGATCGCCTACGAGCTCGGACTGTCCGAAAAGACCGTCAAGATGCACCGTGGCATCGCAATGGAAAAACTGGGCGCGTCGAACAGCGCGGACATGGTCCGAATGGCGGTCGAAGCCGGTATCTGA
- a CDS encoding lasso peptide biosynthesis B2 protein: protein MRPFRTLRKVAFRAEIVGALAWARFLIRFVAMRRWSRLLGPIDGQALAVSAPPVSPAQAKQARDIGRIVRRTAARMPFRAVCLPQAMSARWLLRRRGIPSRIVIGSRRGDSREGLLFHAWLMVGEQVVTGQDERDAFIDFTRRGIPLDAR from the coding sequence ATGAGACCGTTTCGCACCCTTCGTAAAGTCGCATTCCGCGCGGAAATCGTCGGCGCGCTGGCCTGGGCGCGCTTTCTCATCCGTTTCGTCGCCATGCGGCGCTGGAGCCGCCTGCTCGGACCGATAGATGGTCAGGCGCTTGCGGTGTCCGCGCCTCCTGTCTCTCCCGCTCAGGCGAAACAGGCACGCGACATCGGTCGCATCGTACGCCGCACCGCCGCACGAATGCCATTCCGTGCCGTCTGCCTGCCTCAGGCGATGTCCGCCCGATGGCTTCTGCGGAGACGCGGCATTCCCTCGCGTATCGTTATCGGTTCGCGGCGCGGTGATTCTCGGGAGGGGCTGCTGTTCCACGCCTGGCTGATGGTTGGCGAGCAGGTCGTAACGGGGCAAGACGAACGTGATGCCTTCATAGATTTTACCCGTCGCGGCATACCCCTCGATGCCCGCTGA
- a CDS encoding nucleotidyltransferase family protein, which yields MAKALTPALGFAPEDGALGPIDLDLARYAHFRHRVAPLLHHAVATCGISAEEDAARFLERQAARNARRVLQQKAAVRRFGDALDRAGIGWLEVKGWHLGDSLYPAASLRHAKDVDLLIEPGRAEDAITLAAKLGYRGSQGGGNGETLDVEHSRQVLRYHRETSIFDPASGAEIEIHAHLLSDAPPGWRDPPTSSSKEERSQTLRRPDYVLYLITHGTATGWKRMKWLCDLALLASGVDCATRKQAIALARELDGLPALCASFDLLRELWPQATDGLWLPLIAPDECDAKTIRSHRAAFIRQLNEESEPSAPLRYARHLGLLRDPPVFGTRHPSFWRQLRRTFALRQLWRG from the coding sequence TTGGCGAAGGCCCTGACACCCGCGCTGGGTTTCGCTCCGGAAGACGGGGCATTGGGGCCGATCGATCTCGACCTGGCCCGTTACGCCCATTTCCGGCACCGCGTCGCCCCATTGCTGCACCACGCAGTGGCTACCTGCGGGATCAGTGCGGAGGAGGACGCGGCACGGTTCCTTGAGCGGCAGGCCGCGCGGAATGCGCGCCGCGTCCTCCAGCAAAAGGCGGCGGTAAGGCGCTTCGGCGATGCGCTCGACAGGGCGGGCATCGGCTGGCTCGAGGTCAAGGGCTGGCACCTTGGCGACAGCCTCTATCCGGCCGCGTCGCTGCGCCATGCCAAAGACGTCGATTTGCTCATCGAGCCCGGCCGCGCCGAAGATGCGATCACGCTCGCGGCAAAGCTCGGCTATCGCGGATCGCAAGGGGGCGGAAACGGCGAGACACTCGATGTCGAACATTCGCGCCAGGTTTTGCGATACCACCGTGAGACGAGCATCTTCGACCCCGCGTCCGGCGCGGAGATAGAGATCCACGCGCACCTGTTGAGCGATGCCCCCCCGGGGTGGCGTGATCCCCCTACGAGTTCGAGCAAGGAGGAGAGGTCGCAAACGCTGCGCCGACCGGACTATGTTCTCTACCTGATTACACACGGCACGGCGACCGGATGGAAGCGGATGAAATGGCTCTGCGATCTCGCGCTGCTGGCATCGGGCGTGGACTGCGCTACCCGGAAGCAGGCAATTGCGCTCGCTCGTGAACTCGACGGGCTTCCTGCCCTGTGTGCCAGTTTCGATCTGCTGCGCGAACTGTGGCCGCAAGCCACCGACGGGCTCTGGCTACCCCTCATCGCGCCGGACGAATGCGATGCGAAAACGATTCGCTCCCACCGTGCCGCGTTCATTCGGCAACTCAACGAGGAAAGCGAACCGTCAGCACCGCTGCGCTATGCCCGGCACCTCGGGCTGTTGCGCGATCCGCCAGTCTTCGGAACGCGCCATCCCTCCTTTTGGCGTCAGCTCCGCCGCACCTTTGCGTTGCGGCAGTTATGGAGAGGCTGA